In the genome of Populus trichocarpa isolate Nisqually-1 chromosome 10, P.trichocarpa_v4.1, whole genome shotgun sequence, the window TACATGGGGAATtagtttcttattttaattttgatatcattttcCCTTCAGAAAATTATACTCGTAAATAATCATACATTTTCAACCAAACACAACGACAAGTTTCAGCATTTCTTAAAATTATGCAGGATGACATAAATTCGGAGAAAGAACGAAAACTGTTCAAAGTGCTAAATTAGTGTGTATAACAAATTGTGATGCACTGTAAACATTGTGAtgtcatttaaaattttgaagtcAAGAGTTGGATGTCAATAgcgagaaaaggaaaacaaatagaAGAGCAATATCATAATTCTTTCCAAGGGCAAAATACCAGACCAGATAGAAAGCATATGACTCGTCCTACAATTATAAGATCAATTTCTTCACAAATGAAGCTCAAATGGGGCAGTATATGACGTTAACTAGAATCAAATTATTGCAACTCTACTTTGTTCATGGATATAATGCAATACTTTGTTTCTTAGTTCCTGTTAATAGCTTCAACAGTAAACCCTTTCCTCAAGATTCTTTAACTGAGAATTGTATCAAATGCACACCCACTTCAGCAAATGCAGCAGGTTTAGCCTTGCTGCTTTCTTGATAGTGGAATGGAAATTTACTCATCCATAAAACTAGAATTGAAAGAATTATATACCTCGCTTTTATCATCAGCATTCTCTCTTAATAATCAactcaattatatttaaaagaagCAACAGTCTATAGCATTACTTATCAACAAAAACAACTGACCCTCATAAAAAGGCAAACCCGCTTCATCCAGAACATAAGCAGGATGCATCTCCCGTATCACTATAAGCATCTGTCTCATGTAACGCCCATTTCAGGCCACTGGATAAAACAATGTCTATCATTTTTCTAAAAGTTTAGcaattaacttttcaaaatccAACAGATAAGAAACATCTGCACACACAGGAACTTGCATTCCGTGACCAGTAAGATGAATTTGTTCTAGTTCTCGAAATGCAGTACTCTTAACATTGGCTATCCATTCTAATAATCAGATTAACCTGCTGCTGTCACTCTGAAAAACCAACAAGAAAACAagcataaaaaaagttaaaaaaactaacTGAAACTCGAATGCCATTGTCTAAAAGGTATTGAATTTATAGCAAAACAAAGTTATTCTAACACCCAATTCATCCCATAATGTTTCACTCCATCCATTAAATTGAAGATTTAAAAACCCTAGCAAACAAATGCTTAGACTAAAAAACCagtcaaaattaacaaaaccaaCCTACTTCTTGGACGATTTCTTCTTGTCCTTGGAAACCACAGCCTTCTGTGGCTTAGGGTGCTTCTCAGCTTCGCTTGGGTCCAACCACTTGAGAGGATGGCGATTAAAgaagggccaattagggacaGTAACCAGCGTGGTGAAAACCACTCCACCGGCGTAAATTAGCATCATCATTCGAAACGATCCTATTATATAACCTGTAGCTAAAGCCACCGCCGCGAAAACTAACAGCAGTATCTGCATCCATAGCTCCGCTTGTTTCTGTCCTTGCCAATCCATCTAACCACCAAAAATTACAACGATCACCCAAACataacaattcaatttaattaacacCCCAAAACCCTAGATCATAATTAAGGAATTAACGAAAGGATTGAAGTAATAATTCTAAACGCAGATCACATGGCttaaggggagagagagaggaagaatcTTACCGAGAAAGCGAGAGATATGATTTGATCTGCAAAATTGGGATATACTGACAGAAGACAGAAGATGTTATAAAAACCGTGCGATCAGACTCATGGGACACGTAACGCATAAGGAAAGGTGTTACGGTATGATTAACGGTGGAGATTAGGCTACAccccttttagtttttcttgttattgttatggtttttttatatatataaataaataaacagagaaaaaactaaaaagaattatatcctgttatacttttattttcactatGAAATTAAACTGTTacagaaaacataattttttttaatcgcaAAAAAGGGTAAATAAAAATTCAGTtgtaaagaataaataaaaaattgggtaCTGCTAATATATATGAATTGGTAGTCAATCACCTAAAATTCtacaatctaaaatttaaaaacgaacaataaaatttcttctgCATTTTCTAACTAACCTTTTATTTCATAACCTTACCTTTTTGTAGTTTATTTGAAAATAGAGATAATTCCCAAatcttccttttaaaaaaaatagtaatatttttgtatatctACAAAActctaaacaaaaatatatatatatatatatatatatatatatatatatatatatataaagaaacaaaaattcttaCTCTTACTTAAAACAACATTAACTCATTTGAATTTTGTGGTAAGTAGTAGAATTTTTAAACTCGGTTTGGTGAACTATTCAACTCAAAACTCGAGTTATTGGGTCATTCTAAAtcaactctaattttttaataaaacaaaataatattgtttatgttaaaaagaatcaaatggTTACAATTGAGTTTTTGATAGAGTTTTACCGAATAATCGAGTTACTGAGTCAACTTGAATTTTTGAATGAATCACCTTGATTTTTgcttttctctattttgtttataaacatgtttagttCCAGTCCTAGATCATCAACGTcttatatttaatgttttaattttcaaatcacatttatatttataatatttaccgTATGTaggttatatattaatataatacatgggcaatattttttaaatggaacTTCTAGAATATCATATTTCTCATTCTTTAAGATTATATAACACAAAGTTGAGATCTAGAATCGTAAAGCTTTATCCCGAGGGAAGCCCTTCCAGAAATTCTCAAAGGCCCAGGCCGAGCCCAGCCCATGAAGAGTTTGCAAATAGTTTTtagtatgtattttttaaagtgtattttatttgaaaatatattaaaataattttttttattttaaaaaatttattttaatatcagcacattaaaattatataaaaatataaaaaaatattaatttaaagcaaaaaaaatatataaaaatttaattttttttaaaaaattatttttaatatcaacacattaaaataatttaaaaacactaaaaatttattaatttaaaaacaatttaatttttacaaatatctttaaaataaaaaaatatactagaatCAACCAACACACCAAAGTTAGCACCTTACTAGGCTACTAGCCATATCATTGCACAAAGCGCAAAGATAAAACTTTTGTAGCCAATGAGacattttaaactttaaaagtaAATGTAGCCTCACGCAACGCTTTCTATTAGTAAAGAGGTTCCTCGTTGTATGCAAATTCTAtgcttcttattttatttattttgtaaaaaatattttttatatttatttatcataatatgttttataagataattattttataattaatatttaaaattgatttatttattaaaaaatattataaattcataagatcctacaaaatattttttaaataataatttatttaaaatatcattcaactattttaattattatcgaCATCTCATCACTATTATCTTCTCTTTCATCGTCATCTCTTCGTCCTCTTCTTTTATCATcaccaccttttcttttatcatttttgtaaCCACCTCATGACCATTATCCCTGCCATCTCATGACTATCAATCCATAATCATAATCATCTCACTCAGTATAATTActaattgtattattattttaccgTTATCTTCCTTACTATCactttcatcatcatcttcttcttcttcattataattttttttctttatttttattattatttcactattaattattgaaaaatattttataaaatttttcttttgtaatttttctatgCAATTCTCATTTTAGCCTTCTCCCAAATGTTGGTTCTTCTAAAcccatgttttttgttttatggatCTACAGACAAGAAAAACAGATTATTTAgctctgtttgtttgtttgttttttaggttgaaaaatatatttttaaaaaatatattttttgatgttttaaaattattttaatatgttaatattaaaaataaaaaaaattatcttaatatattttaaaataaaaaaactttaaaaaacaatagttaattacaaaataatctcATACCATCATCAGTGTTCTTAGAAATTGcatcgcgttcccaaaaaattcaaattttttttttgctaaaatttaatatgttttgtatgttttggatcgttttgatgtgctgatgtcaaaaatgatttttaaaaaatacaaaaatattattggcatacatttcagcacgaaaaattatttgaaaaataaccgcaactAAACTCCCAAACATACCCTAATTAGTACAGCTTATGGCTTCACTAGCTTCTAGAAGCTCGCCATTAATCCTATCCGTCCTTTGCCTCCCATTGACTGGTACAAGCACTAGCCTGCTCGTGATTTTGGTTCCACCCTCTAGCAACCTTAAAATAACTGTAATGAACCCAGTTTCCACTTGCTGGGATTTCATTTGTCAAGCAGTCATCAGCAACAGAAGAATTGCCATTTCTATTCGATGAATTTGTCTTGCTTAGTTCTGATTTGAGATTAATGCTGCTTTCTTGAGTCTGAAATCAGCCTCAACAGGTAATGAGAGAAGGCAGAgagggaataaaaaaatgactatCCAGTTGCTTGGATTGgaaagttttgtttcttttacggTGGAGTTACAATGGTTTCATTATATAATGTTGGTTTAGTCACAATCagccctcttttttttaaatctgcaAAACAATTACAGGAACATTTGCACCAGAGGtgaagctgctgctgcttcatccagccaaaaagaaacaaagagagtGGCACAATGGAACCATTCATAGCACCTCTTCCCAGTTTTTTGACAGGAGTGATAAGCATTTTCATTTCGGAATGACGAGAACCTCATAACAAGTGATGGAGATTTGAGAACAACCAGCAACCATGGATTCCCAAGTTTCAAATGGGTCACAGGATTCACATAAACTTGGCCAATCcggttatttatttttggtatcgAAATACAGGACATGAAAATCCTTCAGCAACACGCCTCTTAATTAGATATCAATAGCAGGAAAGACATCCACTATCTTCACACACATGCAATAAACACCTTACATCGCAAACTTATTACAGCAGAAACCCCATAAAACCAGATACCAGTAGCGCTTGCCCGCTTAAGCTCTGCGGCACACATCACCATGGCAGATCCTtccttcctttcccttttcacTTCCAGTATCTTCATCTTCCTTCAAAGCACACTTGGGGTGAAGATCAAAGTCACATTGTTTGCAATAGAAAGACCAACTATGTCCTGTTCCACGACAGCCATTGCAAATATATACTTTGCGTTTAGTACGTATCAGCTCATGCTCAGTATGAAGTTCGTGTTTCACTTTCTCTGGCCACCCCTTTGCCTTTTCCTCAAGCTCCTCCTCCAATTGCTTTAGATGTTCCTCGGTAAATGGAAAAGCATCTGCCCCGTAACTTGTCAAGTGCATCCGAGCTTCCTTGGTAATGGTCCGGCCACTTGGGCCAATCGCTACAGCTGCAGGAATgccttgaattttgaatttccgACTCAGGATTTGTTTCCTTTCATCACCAAATGGAAGGGCTAACCAAGGCATTTCTGAATAGAACTCGTCAAAGGTGGATTGATCTCTGTCGCTTGAGATGAAGATCACCTCAAATGCATTGTCTTTTGCTTTAATTGTGTGGTATGCTTCAATTAGCTTGGGTAAAAAGGCACGACAAGGAGGGCACCATTGAGCTGAGAAGTAAAGAAGAATGTTCTTTCCAACTAGATCAGACACTCGGACCTAATCAAAGAGCAAAccatttgaatgataaaaataccTTTGCTAATGAATTCAATTCGAGATAATAAGCAAGTTATTGAAAGTAATGCAATAACAACATGCGATGTTAGcacagaacaaaaaaattaccttgGATCCACTTTTGTCAATCACAAAATCATTTTCCCCATTAACCAAAACTGACTCAAGCGTCTGCGATTCCAGTtttgccttttcaatttcagcTAGCTCCTCAAGCTTTTCCGGTGTAAATGGGTAGGCTTCAATTCCATGGTCTTCGATGAGTTCAGCTACATTTGGGTTCAAAGTCTTCCCATCTTGGCCAATTATGACAAGATTAGGAATGGTTCTAAGTTCAAAATACCGCGCTAGCTTCTCGCAGCTCTTGTCCTTAAACGGCAATGCCAACCAAGGCATTGTCTCAAAACTCTCTTTGAAGTGTTTTTCCTCAGAGTTTAGAGATATTAGGACTACTTCAAAGTTCTCTCCTTTTTCCTTGAGCCTCTTGTACAATTCCACTAGTTTAGGAGTGAATTCACGGCACATCCTATGAGCATGGATTGAGAAATACAAGCCAACCAATTTTCCTTCAAGGTCCAACACAGGGATCTGCCATTACAGATAGCAAAAATGTAAATTATGGCATCATcattaaaaatagcaaaaaagtGAATGATGGCatcatcaattcaatttcaaaactaGCTAATTGAATGAGCCATCTACCTTTTTTCCATCATTTGAAATCACATAATCACGTGAGCTTGAAACCAAGATAGAGCTTATGGTTTGATTCTTCTTAGCATTCTCTTCTTGCTCTTTCAGGAAATTCAGTCTATCAAGGTTGAACGGATACCCATCCACGCCATGTTCCTTGACAGTGCTGACTCCATTATCGCAGGAAACCTTGCCATTCGTATCAAAAATGACAAGATTAGGGATCCCTCTTACTTTGAACACTTCCTTAAGACGTTTGCGGGTCTCCGTATCAGAGAAGGGAATAGCAAGCCATGGCATTTCGGAGAAGTATGTGTTGAAGGATTCATCATCTCTGTCAGAAGAAATGAAGACCACCTCAAAGTCCCCTTTGGATGATAGCTGTTCATAGACTTCTACCAACAACGGAGTGAAATTACGGCACGGCCCGCACCACGAACCAGAGAAGTAGAATCCCACAATCTTCCCAACCAAATTGCTGACCTTAACCTAAAAATTAACGTGGAACATTATCAGAAAAAAGTTTCAGCCCTTAACGAATCAAAATCTTATTTGTGGTTTCTTTCTCTTGCCAGTGAgagaagcaacaaaaaaaagagctttttcTTAATCATAAAAGCTTCAGAAATTGGTCATAAATTTGTTCTTCAGCAAGGCTTGCAGTCTAATTTAAACATGATATTCATCTTAATTACTAGAAAAACCTACAAGTTCATATAAAAAAGACGTCAACTTATAATAAGACAAGAAGAAGTAGAATTGAATAAGATCAGAGAAACTCATATGCTAAAAGCAGTACCTGATCACCATTGTTGCGGATGAGAAAGTCCCTCTCTTCTGAAGAAAGAAGCTTTGAAAGGTCGAGAGAAACGTCTTCGGTGGCCATAGCTAGCTATGTGATGAACTACTCAAAAGGCTAGAACAATTGCCAATCCCAGTTGCTGTGTAATGGAACTTCCAGGCTAAGGCTCCTTTAAAGTACCTGCTCGCCCGGCCTAGgaaattattattctaattaGTCAACGACGACTACAAGGCTTGGCTGGTGTCGGGTGATGACGAAGACATTATGACGTAGGTCCGCGGAAGCGGTATTCGCATTATTACGTGCTTCTATAAATCTCCtattgcttcattttttttttttaacatgttttttttaatctcctttttttgtttgtattctagttttttaaaaattatgagtttgttattaaatatattttttgtttttatctctttaataaattttttattaaatgtgaCTTGATGATAACAAcatgtaatttaataaattggttaagATCCAAACTTAATAGATTCCTTCTTATCCTTCtgataaagttttttaatagtGACACTCTCAACtccttttgatttaaaaaataatgatgttacGTGtatttaataatcataaatcaaattatattgtGTATTTGAGCCACGTCATGActctattttaataaaaaaaatccctatatttttaggagagaaagaaagagtttttaaatacaatattttatcataattttgacCTTTCCCTACTCAAAAGTGCactatacatatatatcattATCTTTTATCGAACACTCCAAATGTATTTAAATTTGTCAATTAATTGTAAATAAGGGAAGTTAATGAATTTCCACTCTAAAATGTTCAAATTCATTGTTTGCTTTCAACTTTGTTCTAATTAAATCAGGTTAAGTATATGACTTTTTTCATTAGTGGGTATCCACTAGATATTctatttgatctatttttttaattaattttataaaaataaaacctaaactaaaaaaataaaataattcctCCTTCATGAATcataaaactatgaaattaaattaaataaaaaaataagagatgtTGTTAGTTTAGTGTTGTTGCAAAGTggacaaaaactcaaaatatcaaggataagaataatattatagttttatttttaaaattttttttcaatataatcactaaatattttttttaatttcatctttgatattttattaatcaagaaTTTGGACTTATTGGTTGGTTTTCTATAATCTTTTATGTGGGGGAAATTAAATGTCTCTACATTAGGGTCAtgtttgattttacaaaataaaatcctattttattgcatataaaaatttaagactTGGGGCCAAAATTGACCGTTAGCAACAATTTCAAGATTCTTTATTTGAGAAATGTTCATTTCTccatattttactttaaaaattttatattttaatccaaaactCTATTTTGATCACATTTCAGTCTCTAGCtttaaacaaaagataaaaattcattgaaaataatgaaagagagagaaacacatAGAGTGACAAAGTTTTGTtagtaaaaataactaaaatttgtGTCAATGTGTTCTTCTTGATAAGAAGAGTGCTACTATGGTGTTTttgactttttatatataaaaaaaaaacagatcgaGATttggagagtttttttttaaggttaaactttgtgttttaaaattattttagggtttttttagttgatgGATTAGTTTATAGACAATCTAAAAGTGTctattagatatttttagataaaaatatattaaaaaataaattttaaaataaaaaactccaaCCCAATTCTTCATCCACCTTTCCAATGATAGGAAAATTAAGCAAGTAAAATGATGTGTCATTTactttatttaaagaaaaaacaataaaggatAGATGTTATGTCATCCatcaaagaaaacataaaaatataaaatggctCTTCCATCTTTTGAATAATTGAGCCATTTGGCCCCACAAACATGGCTTGTTTTGGgccattatttttaaatttttggatcTTTATccttgagttttaattttatttcattaaaattaattatttaagaaCACATTAaggatgttattttaataaatacttaaattattaaaaatatacatgagatattattttattagataccatttaatttttactttgtttttaaataaaattataatattttttttataatattagtaagGGTTTTTTTGGCATAACCCATCATGATCTTTCTTATCTTTGCACATACGCTGTCAAAGACTATAATAATAGATTCCATGAAAAAGAAACTGCGAGAACATGAAACATGCATTTGAACATGAAAAGGTAAATAAGCTGAACATAATTAATGGGCCATAGAAGCGAAGGTTTTTTCAATGGCTTCAAACTTCTTGGCAGCGTGCTTCATTGTTGTCGCCGAATTTCTTCGCAGTGTGCTTGCTTGAAACGTGGATGTATCACATGGATGATATTTTCGTTCTTTGGACAGGAGTGATAAGCATTTTCCTTTAGGAATGACAAAAACCTCATAACAAGTGATTGAAATTTGAGAACAACCATCAACCATGGATTCCCAGGTTTCAAATGGGTCACAGGATTCACATAAACACAGCCAATCCGGTTATTTATGTTTGGTATCGAAATACAAGACATGAAAATCCTTCAGCAACACGCCTCTTAATTAGATATCAATAGCAGGAAAGACATCCACTATCTTCACACACATGCCACAAACACCTTACATCGCAAACTTATTACGGCAGAAACCCCATAAAACCAGATACCAGGTGCGCTTGCCCGCTTAAGCTCTGCGGCACACATCACCATCGCAGATCCTtccttcctttcccttttcacTTCCAGTATCTTCATCTTCCTTCAAAGCACACTTAGGGTGAAGATCAAAGTCACATTGTTTGCAATAGAAAGACCAACCATGTCCTGTTCCACGACAGCCATTGCAAACATATGCTTTGCGTTTAGTACGAATCAGCTCATGCTCAGTATGAAGTTCGTGTTTCACTTTCTCTGGCCACCCCTTTGCCTTTTCCTCAAGCTCCTCCTCCAATTGCTTTAGATGTTCCTCGGTAAATGGAAAAGCATCTGCCCCGTAAGCTGTCAAGTGCATCCGAGCTTCCTTGGAAATGGTCCGGCCACTTGGGCCAATCGCTACAGCTGCAGGAATgccttgaattttgaatttccgACTCAGGATTTGTTTCCTTTCGTCACCAAATGGAAGGGCTAACCAAGGCATTTCTGAATAGAACTCGTCAAAGGTGGATTGATCGCTGTCGCTTGAGATGAAGATCACCTCAAATGCATTGTCTTTTGCTTTAATTGTGTGGTATGCTTCAATTAGCTTGGGTAAAAAGGCACGACAAGGAGGGCACCATTGAGCTGAGAAGTAAAGAAGAATGTTCTTTCCAACTAGATCAGACACTCGGACCTAATCAAAGAGCAAAccatttgaatgataaaaataccTTTGCTAATGAATTCAATTCGAGATAATAAGCAAGTTATTGAAAGTAATGCAATAACAACATGCGATGTTAGCACAGAACAAAAAATTACCTTGGATCCACTTTTGTCAATCACAAAATCATTTTCCCCATTAACCAAAACTGACTCAAGCGTCTGCGATTCCAGTtttgccttttcaatttcagcTAGCTCCTCAAGCTTTTCCGGTGTAAATGGGTAGGCTTCAATTCCATGGTCTTCGATGAGTTCAGCTACATTTGGGTTCAAAGTCTTCCCATCTTGGCCAATTATGACAAGATTAGGAATGGTTCTAAGTTCAAAATACCGCGCTAGCTTCTCGCAGCTCTTGTCCTTAAACGGCAatgcaaaccaaggcattgtctCAAAACTCTCTTTGAAGTGTTTTTCCTCAGAGTCTAGAGATATTAGGACTACTTCAAAGTTCTCTCCTTTTTCCTTGAGCCTCTTGTACAATTCCACTAGTTTAGGAGTGAATTCACGGCACATCCTATGAGCATGGATTGAGAAATACAAGCCAACCAATTTTCCTTCAAGGTCCAACACAGGGATCTGCCATTACAGATAGCAAAAATGTAAATTATGGCATCATcattaaaaatagcaaaaaagtGAATGATGGCatcatcaattcaatttcaaaactaGCTAATTGAATGAGCCATCTACCTTTTTTCCATCATTTGAAATCACATAATCACGTGAGCTTGAAACCAAGATAGAGCTTATGGTTTGATTCTTCTTAGCATTCTCTTCTTGCTCTTTCAGGAAATTCAGTCTATCAAGGTTGAACGGATACCCATCCACGCCATGTTCCTTGACAGTGCTGACTCCATCATCGCAGGAAACCTTGCCATTCGTATCAAAAATGACAAGATTAGGGATCCCTCTTACTTTGAACACTTCCTTAAGACGTTTGCGGGTCTCCGTATCAGAGAAGGGAATAGCAAGCCATGGCATTTCGGAGAAGTACGTGTTGAAGGATTCATCATCTCTGTCAGAAGAAATGAAGACCACCTCAAAGTCCCCTTTGGATGATAGCTGTTCATAGACTTCTACCAACAACGGAGTGAAATTACGGCACGGCCCGCACCACGAACCAGAGAAGTAGAATCCCACAATCTTCCCAACCAAATTGCTGACCTTaacctaaaaattaatttcgaaaattatcagaaaaaaaatcagcccTTAACGAATCAAAATCTTATTCATGGTTTCTTTCTCTTGCCAGTGAGagatgcaacaaaaaaaaagagctttttcTTAATCATAAAAGCTTCAGAAATTGGTCATAAATTTGTTCTTCAGCAAGGCTTTGCAGTCTAATTTAAACATGATATGCATCTTAATTACTAGAAAAACCTAcaagttcatataaaaaaagacgTCAACTTATAATAAGACAAGAAGAAGTAGAATTGAATAAGATCAGAGAAACTCATATGCTAAAAGCAGTACCTGATCACCATTGTTGCGGATGAGAAAGTCCCTCTCTTCTGAAGAAAGAAGCTTTGAAAGGTCGAGAGAAACGTCTTCGGTGGCCATAGCTAGCTATGTGATGAACTACTCAAAAGGCTAGAACAATTGCCAATCCCAGTTGCTGTGTAATGGAACTTCCAGGCTAAGGCTCCTTTAAAGTACCTGCTCGCCCGGCCTAGgaaattattattctaattaGTCAACGACAACTTCAAGGCGTGGTGTCGGGTGATGACGAAGACTTTATGACGTAGGTCCGCTGAAGTGGTAATTCGCATTATTACGTGCTTCTAGAAATCTCCTCTtgcttttttagcttttattttgaataacgCAGACATGCTGAGTCACTTGGCCCAACAAACATGCCTTGTTtttagcctctttttttttttttatctttttctttatccttaagttttaatttaatttccttaaaattaattatttaaaaacaaattaaggatgttattttagtaaatacttaaattattaaaattatatatgaaatattattttattaaatatcatttaatctttaatttattttcaaataaaattataatatcattcttataatattagtatgaattgtttttcacaacccatcatgatttttttttttatctgtacaTATACGttgtcaaaaaatataataatagattctaaaaaacaattaaggatACTATTGAACTATAAAATGATAATTGATTAAgagcatattaaaaaatgtgatagaaattgtattttaaaatagtttttattggaaatatattaaaaaatattttttttaattttaaaaaatttatttttgatatcaatatatcaaaacgatctaaaatactttaaaaatatattatcttt includes:
- the LOC18102439 gene encoding probable nucleoredoxin 1; the encoded protein is MATEDVSLDLSKLLSSEERDFLIRNNGDQVKVSNLVGKIVGFYFSGSWCGPCRNFTPLLVEVYEQLSSKGDFEVVFISSDRDDESFNTYFSEMPWLAIPFSDTETRKRLKEVFKVRGIPNLVIFDTNGKVSCDNGVSTVKEHGVDGYPFNLDRLNFLKEQEENAKKNQTISSILVSSSRDYVISNDGKKIPVLDLEGKLVGLYFSIHAHRMCREFTPKLVELYKRLKEKGENFEVVLISLNSEEKHFKESFETMPWLALPFKDKSCEKLARYFELRTIPNLVIIGQDGKTLNPNVAELIEDHGIEAYPFTPEKLEELAEIEKAKLESQTLESVLVNGENDFVIDKSGSKVRVSDLVGKNILLYFSAQWCPPCRAFLPKLIEAYHTIKAKDNAFEVIFISSDRDQSTFDEFYSEMPWLALPFGDERKQILSRKFKIQGIPAAVAIGPSGRTITKEARMHLTSYGADAFPFTEEHLKQLEEELEEKAKGWPEKVKHELHTEHELIRTKRKVYICNGCRGTGHSWSFYCKQCDFDLHPKCALKEDEDTGSEKGKEGRICHGDVCRRA
- the LOC7477027 gene encoding signal peptidase complex subunit 1 is translated as MDWQGQKQAELWMQILLLVFAAVALATGYIIGSFRMMMLIYAGGVVFTTLVTVPNWPFFNRHPLKWLDPSEAEKHPKPQKAVVSKDKKKSSKK
- the LOC7477025 gene encoding probable nucleoredoxin 1 isoform X1; translated protein: MATEDVSLDLSKLLSSEERDFLIRNNGDQVKVSNLVGKIVGFYFSGSWCGPCRNFTPLLVEVYEQLSSKGDFEVVFISSDRDDESFNTYFSEMPWLAIPFSDTETRKRLKEVFKVRGIPNLVIFDTNGKVSCDDGVSTVKEHGVDGYPFNLDRLNFLKEQEENAKKNQTISSILVSSSRDYVISNDGKKIPVLDLEGKLVGLYFSIHAHRMCREFTPKLVELYKRLKEKGENFEVVLISLDSEEKHFKESFETMPWFALPFKDKSCEKLARYFELRTIPNLVIIGQDGKTLNPNVAELIEDHGIEAYPFTPEKLEELAEIEKAKLESQTLESVLVNGENDFVIDKSGSKVRVSDLVGKNILLYFSAQWCPPCRAFLPKLIEAYHTIKAKDNAFEVIFISSDSDQSTFDEFYSEMPWLALPFGDERKQILSRKFKIQGIPAAVAIGPSGRTISKEARMHLTAYGADAFPFTEEHLKQLEEELEEKAKGWPEKVKHELHTEHELIRTKRKAYVCNGCRGTGHGWSFYCKQCDFDLHPKCALKEDEDTGSEKGKEGRICDGDVCRRA
- the LOC7477025 gene encoding probable nucleoredoxin 1 isoform X2, with amino-acid sequence MATEDVSLDLSTLLSSEERDFLIRNNGDQVKVSNLVGKIVGFYFSGSWCGPCRNFTPLLVEVYEQLSSKGDFEVVFISSDRDDESFNTYFSEMPWLAIPFSDTETRKRLKEVFKVRGIPNLVIFDTNGKVSCDDGVSTVKEHGVDGYPFNLDRLNFLKEQEENAKKNQTISSILVSSSRDYVISNDGKKIPVLDLEGKLVGLYFSIHAHRMCREFTPKLVELYKRLKEKGENFEVVLISLDSEEKHFKESFETMPWFALPFKDKSCEKLARYFELRTIPNLVIIGQDGKTLNPNVAELIEDHGIEAYPFTPEKLEELAEIEKAKLESQTLESVLVNGENDFVIDKSGSKVRVSDLVGKNILLYFSAQWCPPCRAFLPKLIEAYHTIKAKDNAFEVIFISSDSDQSTFDEFYSEMPWLALPFGDERKQILSRKFKIQGIPAAVAIGPSGRTISKEARMHLTAYGADAFPFTEEHLKQLEEELEEKAKGWPEKVKHELHTEHELIRTKRKAYVCNGCRGTGHGWSFYCKQCDFDLHPKCALKEDEDTGSEKGKEGRICDGDVCRRA